The Ostrinia nubilalis chromosome 19, ilOstNubi1.1, whole genome shotgun sequence DNA window tgaaaattatgaataatcgccggttattatgaataattaccgcatgatttggtaaatgtgattaatatgagatcatttatgtgtgtataaaactaaataggcggcttaggggtggcccaagggccacccccgccgcaccttaacctatttttcactttaaatcaaaacattacgttatgggcatcatggaaaagtaatattatgcaagaaacattccaaactcattatgccaatttatattaatatataataTCAAAACGTCCAAAAATTTTGCCTGTATaagagcacgtacacaagatgttgttctcttttatgatatttgttagtactaaggttgaatgattaaataatcactgttaaatgttattaatttatcacttttaccgcgactgtcggtaattattcataataaccggttattattcataattttcaatttatcacattaaccgtaacatacatattattatatttgtctATAGGATATTCACAGTAATATTGATCATAATACGACTGTTCTGATTCGTCGTAGTTCAAATCATTTAAGTTTGTTTCATTTACGTTATTCGGTTTTGTAGCCGTACGCATAGACACGTCGGTCAGCTGCATACGTGGCGGCTGGACTTGTTGGTCTTGCTGAGCACCGAACTGTGGCTTATAGCCGAATTGAGGCGGTTTGTAACCGAATTGCTGAGGAGAATGCCTATAGCCAAACTGCTGGGGCGGTCTATATCCGAACTGCTGTGGAGGCCTGTAGCCGAACTGCTGCGGCGGCCTGAAACCTGGTTGATGCGGAGGCTTGAAATAGCCGAATTGTTGTAAAGGTTTATTTCCATATTGCTGGAAGGGTTTGTAGCCTTGATTAGGCGGAAGGCCAAATTTAAATTGTAGAGGAATTATCGGTTTGAAAGCATTAGAGCTGACAAAATGAGGCTGATTGCCTGAAAATTTCTGTTGAGTTGGCGTAAACGAATTGTTAGGTTTGGGTTGCGAATGCATTTTGCTTCGCATGTTATATTGGTCCATAAAGTTTGCTTCCTCGAGCACAATCGAGAGGCTTCCAAAGTGGACGGTGCCTTTAGTCTCGCAATGCGCACAAGGttttctggtaaattatagagaaaCACGTTTAACGCGGTGTTGTTGTATATGGTGATTTTGGCGTGACGGATTGACTCGTCTGCTATGGTGTTTACTTTGGATATAAGCATTGACCTGGTTGATTGCACGCGGTTGCAAAAGTCTGTGTACGATTCATTCGATCTGATTTTTAATGACTCTAGTTCGATATTAATGCATGCATCACTACGCGGGTctccaaaatgttgtgtaagAATTTCTTTAAGTTCCGACCAGTATGTCAGATTTTCCTGTTCTGATAACAGTGCTGCTGCATTTTCTGTAAGGCGGCTAGTGATAGCGTGGTATACGTACAGATCTTGCTCAACCCCACCTCTATATCTCGATATAACATATTCACATTTTTTAAGGAACaaatttaaatgttttatgtcaccATTAAAAATGGAATCAATCTGAGCATCTCGTTGGGTATTGGCGTGATTTGCACGGATTCGATTTGTGGTGAAGCCATTTTtctgaatttaaattaattaattaatatgcgccagtcagaatttgtaacagtactttacacaaaattcacaataaaaatacacggtaatcacaataaaaatacacagtaaaaacgggagcggggtggaagctttttaaaaaggattatatttaattaaactaatacgtcctcgccgagttggaggcgatttaataatgaaTTATAACTGGGCaatcgcagtcgtccagtactGTTTACAATTAAGTTCTGCTGACATATCgcttatgtgaataacaattccTAAGAATGATTACAATGTAGAGCCGAAAGTAATGAGTTATCTGTTTGGCGATTAACACACGACACCGCGCGCCGCCGCGTCGGGCGGAGGCCGTAAAGCTGATTACGTAGCGGTGCTCCGCGCGGTAAGGCGGTTTACGCGGCTGTCCGCGCGGATGGATTTAACGTGGTTTTGATCAGTTTCATCACAGACGGTGGCAAGAATGGACGCTGAAGTGGTGGCAGTAATCTGGCTTTTATTATGGCGTagaaagaaaaagtaaaagaaaaatCAGAAGAAGATATTGGGTTCATCCATTTTTACGTAGCAGAACTCGAAATGGGACATTTATGTTATTCTATAAAAGTTTAAGAAAACACGAAGATAATTTTTTGAACTATACGCGAATGTCCACTTCTTCATTTGATTATTGGTTAGCAAAGATATAAAAGGCAAACAATTTCTGGAGTAAATACGAACATGCGTCCTTGCATTTCACCGGAAGAAAAGCTTCTTGTGACCTTGAGGTAAGTGAAGAAGAGAAAAACATTTttccaatattaatttttattttttcaaataattagtCACTCAATCATTCTCATTAATAAAACATCAGtctttttaaatctaattaaaatatgttttgttcCCTCATGAGCAattttttttagttacatttaattataattatcaatttttatttcttatttagtAATCAAATCACAGTTGTTTTTTTAATCACAGAAGCATCACATAATTATATCTACCTAAAAGTAATTTACATAATCTTCCGTACAATGAGCACACTTATAAGTTTTAAAACAGTGAAAAAATCTCCGATTCATCAGTAACGTTTGAATCAACTGTGGCTGGTGTTGCCGGCATTGCTTCTGTAATATTATCTGGGATTCCAACAGCAGAGGTCCCTTGGTCATTTTATCCGTTATACTGCATTACTTCATTGCGACTGGAATTATGAGCATACAATGAAGAATTCATATAGTAACCCTGATTTTGGTTACTAGCATAGGACATTTCAGTGTCGCCTGGTTCCTTATAATTGTAAGTTTCATCCTGAGCTTGTCAtatgtatttaattatatttatttttacgattGACTTCAACCGATCGGGTACTTTTTTGAAATCAGGCACCAAAGAAAGCATAAACAGTCGGTCAGGATCTTCGGCGTTTTCCTTTTTGCCCATTGAATATTTCAGGGCATCTATAAGTTCTCTAGTCATTTCTTCTGGAGgatcagatttcttttttttttgtagctaACCACTAGAGCACATGATTATATTACCCTTTACTAAAGTGGAGGCTGTTTTCGCTTAAATGTGCTATTGGTGTGCggctgtatattattatgtggtcTTGACTTTTTTGCACTAAAGACAtttatcaaatttttttttagatctAACGAAGAAAACAATTTTCCATCGACCTCAGGCCAAGGCCGTGGCCGTGGTCGCGGTGGCAATAGGGGCAGAAGAAGCAGAGAAGGTGCTGAGGATCCGTAAGTATCTATATCTGTAATCACTTACTATGGCCCTTTTTAGTGTTTGTTGCGTATGTGTTTTAGTAACAGGTACGAAGGTGagctgtataattattttgtttttgcagGGAAGCACTTCTTACGGTCAGAGCCGCCCGACAAGTCTCGCAAAGACATTTTGCCAACTTGTCGGCGGCCGACAAAAAAGAATTATTGCACCGAAAAAGGCAGAAGGAGCTGCAGCGGGTGCTCCTTCCCGATGCGCTTCCGCGCAAGCGACGTACTTTGTAAGTACTTACCTTTTTGATATTTTACCTTTATTTGAATGTGCTAGATCAACATGTAATTACTGATTTTTCTGTATAGAAATGCTTCTCCTGAGAGGGAGCAGTATGAAATGCTGCCGGAAGTAGTGGATCCACTGCAACCTACGCCGCAAGTGGATCCACTACAGCCATCAACATCATGGCAACCTACGCCGCCCTTAATAGTAGTGCCGGCTGACGTCGAGTTTGGTAAATATCATATTATTAATGcgtgcccactgccacttcagtgcgccaaacttgtaatattactaacatttatcatttttatacagTTAACAACGAGGAGAGTGACGATGAGAGATCGGAGACAGCGACGGTTCCGTTGGTACGGCAGAGGCGGACAAGGTACCCAACTCGCCTAGTTCTCTAGACTCATTGGTTTCATTGGCCTGTCAACCACTGAAAACTGGGCGAATGTATGCAGAGAGTATTTTAACAAGGAGATCACAGACTCTGTAGCGTAGGGTCTTCAAtaaaaagagtggactgtattttaTAGGTGTTTACTGGTAGTTCTTCGTGTTATTACAAGAAATCAAGAAATGCAAGGGTGCGCGACGCGCGTTCGCGGAGGGCGGAAGTCCAAGTGGCGGCTCCCGAGAGCCGCCCCTACCGCTGCCCGCGCAGACCGCTGTAGTGCTGTGCCCGGCTTCCGGCGCACGTAGTGATGTGGGCAGCAGGAGGGCGAGTCGAGACGATGCGTAGACAGGCTCCCCGGGTTGAAGTAATTCAAGGATGATCATCCAGGGGCAGCACGCAGATGTTGTTGAATCCTCGCCGAATTGTGCCCTTCTTGGTTCTAATTTCGGCCACTCTGCTGACCCCGTCGACTCCTGGGTAGGTCTTGACTATCCTCCCCAAGAGCCAGATGAGAGGAGGTGCAGTTTTGTCCCTTATTAGGACGAGACTCTCGGGTTTCAGTGTGTCCCCGTGGCGCCACTTCGTCTTCAGTTGGAGGAGTGACACGTAGTCGTTGGAGAACCGTTTCCAGAAGTGTTGCTGTATGGCTTGCACGCGGCGATACCTCTTCAGCGTAGACAGGTTGGCATCCTCGGCTACCTGTGGAGACGGGACAGCTGTAAGAGTTCGTCCGACCAGGAAGTGGGACGGAGTCAAGGGGACGAGATCTGAAGGATCTGTAGACATGGGGGATATAGGTCTAGAATTTAAAATAGCCTCAATTTGAGTGAGACATGTGTTCATCTCCTCATAAGTAAAATgagttaatttaaaaagatttttcaaGTGAAGCTTGGTAGATCGGATAGCCGCTTCGGCTAGTCCGTTAAAATGTGGAGAGTAAGGCGGGGtaggtaaagtaaaaatttaTGCCTTCATCAGCCAAATCAGACTCTACTTTAGATGATGACAGAAAAGACGTTAACTCGTTACAAGCTCCGACAAAGTTGGTTCCATTATCAGAAGTAATAGATTGTGGTTTGCCTCTACGGGATACAAAGCGGCTTAACGCGGCTAGGTACCTACGCCTCTTTGCTCAGCTCCGTAACCAGCCAGCTCCGTAAGTAGCTCCACAGACATCCAGCTGTAGTCTCGTTTATTTCGTTTACCCGGTTACGAACGAAAGGTTTAAGTCGCTGTACAGGCATCTGCAACCAACCTAGTACAATAGTGGAATCACACCAAAATCTGCATGTAACTTGTAATCGTAAAGATTGTATATTTTATGACATAACCTTGCCCCTACCTAATAGAGCCCCACATAGCTCTAGTCGAGGCATGGTTGTGGGTTTTATAGGCGCGACTTTATTTTTGGAAGCTATAAGTTGAACATGGACTCCATCATCAGTGCCAATGGAacgagcataaataaataaaaaaataaataataaaaaattctttattgaataacttattgacagtttttaacaataggctaatattaaactataataggtaaaagtacatacgtgcctgaactaagaattataattcctgtatctcaggcaaaaaaaaaaggcttacattactttattaatagaactatttctagcaaaatatataatctaatatttatacataataatatataattaaaaaattaaaatctacacAAGTTACATTTAAGATTTAAAATCAATACAATGTGCTACATAATATTCCTTGTTCtaca harbors:
- the LOC135081308 gene encoding uncharacterized protein LOC135081308, with the protein product MDPLQPTPQVDPLQPSTSWQPTPPLQVPADVEFVNEEIGDSSRDPTPPLQVPADVEFVNNEEIGDSDASVGTAEADTVAEDANLSTLKRYRRVQAIQQHFWKRFSNDYVSLLQLKTKWRHGDTLKPESLVLIRDKTAPPLIWLLGRIVKTYPGVDGVSRVAEIRTKKGTIRRGFNNICVLPLDDHP